A single region of the Pelorhabdus rhamnosifermentans genome encodes:
- a CDS encoding MFS transporter — protein sequence MNILTRLESVPVNSFHYRLLFIIGLGWMFDAADTGLVAFVLPSLAKEWGLSAQSVGYIGSIGLVGMALGAVLAGSAAERWGRRKVFAATLVTYGIATGLCGLAWNYESLMIFRFFVGFGLGGQLPVAVTLMSEFSPAAKRGRFIVLLESFWAVGWFIAALIAYLVIPAFGWSAVFFLGALPAFYVFWIWRSVPESVRYLLQKGRYEEAHNIVSRIERLGGKKPPKYQEAAMNGDCSAAASLTSQASSFSLLFQPKLAKRTALLWILWFGLVYSYYGIFTWLPSLMVGQGLAIVKTFEYVLMITLAQLPGYFAAAVLVDRWGRKNTLATFLLCSAVAAYGFGHSSTAVTVIGWGCAMSFFNLGAWGVIYTYTPELYPTTVRAVGTGWAAGIGRIGGIFAPAVVGWLLPQTGIGWIFTMFMIVLAVIGLIVLLLGQETKKQVLAEHM from the coding sequence ATGAATATTCTTACTCGGCTGGAGTCAGTTCCAGTAAATTCCTTTCATTATCGCTTACTATTCATTATTGGTTTGGGGTGGATGTTTGATGCTGCAGATACAGGACTGGTTGCTTTTGTTTTGCCATCTCTTGCAAAAGAGTGGGGTCTTTCAGCTCAGTCTGTTGGCTATATTGGCAGCATTGGGTTAGTCGGGATGGCGCTTGGGGCTGTATTAGCTGGGTCCGCTGCTGAAAGATGGGGGAGGCGTAAAGTTTTTGCTGCCACACTCGTGACCTATGGTATTGCAACAGGTTTATGTGGTCTAGCCTGGAACTATGAGTCCCTCATGATTTTTCGGTTCTTTGTTGGTTTTGGTTTGGGTGGTCAATTGCCTGTAGCTGTGACACTCATGAGTGAATTTTCTCCGGCAGCCAAGCGGGGACGGTTTATTGTACTGCTGGAAAGTTTTTGGGCTGTAGGCTGGTTTATTGCCGCGCTTATTGCTTACTTGGTGATTCCGGCTTTCGGTTGGTCTGCTGTCTTTTTTTTGGGAGCTCTGCCTGCTTTTTATGTTTTTTGGATCTGGCGCTCTGTACCCGAATCTGTACGTTATTTGTTGCAAAAAGGCCGCTATGAGGAAGCTCATAATATTGTAAGTCGTATTGAAAGACTTGGCGGAAAAAAGCCGCCAAAATATCAAGAAGCTGCGATGAATGGAGATTGCAGCGCGGCGGCATCACTTACTTCACAGGCTTCGTCGTTCAGTTTGTTATTTCAGCCTAAACTGGCGAAAAGAACGGCTTTATTGTGGATATTATGGTTTGGTCTGGTTTATTCTTATTACGGCATTTTTACGTGGTTGCCATCGCTCATGGTTGGACAGGGCTTGGCTATTGTAAAAACATTTGAATATGTTTTGATGATTACTTTAGCTCAGCTACCGGGCTATTTTGCTGCGGCAGTGCTGGTAGATCGCTGGGGTCGTAAAAATACACTCGCCACCTTTTTGTTATGTAGTGCCGTAGCGGCGTATGGATTTGGTCATAGCAGTACAGCAGTAACCGTGATAGGCTGGGGTTGTGCTATGTCATTTTTCAATTTAGGTGCCTGGGGTGTCATTTATACTTATACGCCGGAACTTTATCCGACGACAGTCAGGGCAGTTGGCACAGGTTGGGCGGCTGGTATTGGTCGTATTGGTGGGATTTTTGCTCCGGCAGTTGTGGGTTGGTTGTTGCCGCAAACAGGTATAGGTTGGATATTTACGATGTTTATGATTGTTTTAGCTGTTATAGGACTTATCGTTCTTCTTTTGGGGCAGGAAACGAAAAAACAGGTTTTGGCAGAGCATATGTAA
- a CDS encoding zinc ribbon domain-containing protein: MIHISFLIGLLFAYWIYRDAKSRGSSLGSVAVWMLGSLTSLWFLFVPLYFIFGRKKKDLQNPDDNTIDVDATVLEEPFTCTMCGKEVKAQFKVCPYCGHTLRPKCAHCGRDVDRYWRNCPYCHEPLDAK, encoded by the coding sequence ATGATTCACATTTCATTTTTGATTGGTCTTTTGTTTGCCTATTGGATTTATCGAGATGCAAAATCGCGTGGCAGTAGTTTGGGCAGTGTTGCTGTTTGGATGTTAGGCTCATTAACTTCCCTGTGGTTTTTGTTTGTGCCGCTTTACTTTATTTTTGGCCGTAAAAAAAAGGATTTACAAAATCCTGATGACAATACGATTGATGTGGATGCAACCGTTCTTGAAGAGCCTTTTACTTGTACCATGTGTGGTAAAGAAGTGAAAGCCCAATTTAAGGTTTGTCCTTATTGCGGGCATACACTTCGTCCGAAATGTGCTCATTGTGGTCGGGACGTGGATCGTTATTGGCGGAATTGTCCCTATTGCCATGAGCCGCTTGATGCCAAATAA
- a CDS encoding methyl-accepting chemotaxis protein encodes MRFFDDMKVSSKLGILILIALLSMSSIAYTGYYYLQQSNVSMNTMYADQLVPIALINENYAHVNKVNQEIMEMMLTTDNQKKQELKRVIDERVKNFNDNLAELDKSNLDSTAKEKLAGFKMSMQKYREARNKVIELAMQNKNAEAYALYTATVDSLASEALNRCIDLSKYSIELSKQVDADNKASFEKAEQITFGDIFISFVMLLLSGFYITKMITKPLNTMVLICKKLADGDFRDKPRKLVRKDEIGQLADALQSMRGRLCTVLKQVNESAETVAASSEELTASAEQSAQAANQVAGSISDVAQGAEKQLNAVNETSSVVEQMSAGIQQVAASANQVASNSSQAAEKATDGDKSVDKAVNQMAHIEQTVNNSAQVVAKLGERSKEIGQIVDTISGIAGQTNLLALNAAIEAARAGEQGKGFAVVAEEVRKLAEQSQDAAKHIAALISEIQGDTDKAVVAMSEGTREVKVGTEVVTTAGHAFGEIATLVTQVSEQVKEISAAIQQMASGSQQIVASVKEIDGHSKAAVGKTQTVSAATEEQSASMEEIASSSQSLAKLAEDLQEAVSHFRV; translated from the coding sequence ATGAGATTCTTTGATGACATGAAAGTAAGTTCTAAATTGGGCATCCTAATTCTTATCGCATTGCTATCTATGAGTAGTATCGCGTATACTGGTTATTATTATCTTCAACAATCAAACGTCAGTATGAACACAATGTATGCAGATCAATTAGTGCCAATTGCGCTTATTAACGAAAACTATGCTCATGTTAATAAGGTAAATCAAGAAATAATGGAAATGATGCTCACAACGGATAACCAAAAAAAGCAAGAATTGAAAAGAGTTATTGATGAGCGGGTAAAAAACTTTAATGATAATCTAGCCGAGCTTGATAAGTCTAATTTAGATTCTACAGCTAAGGAAAAATTGGCCGGATTTAAGATGTCTATGCAAAAATATCGTGAAGCAAGAAATAAGGTTATTGAGTTAGCAATGCAAAATAAAAATGCAGAAGCTTATGCATTATATACGGCTACGGTCGATTCATTAGCCTCGGAAGCTCTTAATCGATGCATTGATCTCTCGAAGTATTCCATTGAATTGTCAAAACAAGTCGATGCCGATAACAAGGCATCATTTGAAAAAGCTGAACAGATTACCTTTGGTGATATTTTTATATCCTTCGTAATGTTACTTTTAAGTGGTTTTTATATTACCAAAATGATAACCAAGCCGCTCAATACAATGGTATTAATTTGCAAGAAACTCGCAGACGGAGATTTTCGTGATAAACCACGAAAATTGGTTAGAAAAGATGAAATTGGTCAATTAGCAGATGCTTTGCAAAGTATGCGAGGTAGACTCTGTACAGTTTTGAAACAGGTCAATGAATCAGCTGAAACAGTGGCGGCTTCTTCGGAAGAGCTGACTGCCAGCGCTGAACAGTCAGCTCAAGCTGCTAATCAGGTTGCAGGTTCTATTAGCGATGTGGCACAAGGTGCAGAAAAACAATTAAATGCCGTAAACGAAACATCTTCTGTGGTAGAGCAGATGTCAGCTGGTATCCAGCAAGTAGCTGCTAGCGCCAATCAAGTAGCCAGTAATTCATCTCAAGCCGCTGAAAAGGCAACCGATGGTGATAAGTCGGTGGATAAGGCTGTTAATCAAATGGCTCATATTGAGCAAACTGTAAATAATTCCGCACAAGTTGTAGCTAAATTGGGTGAACGGTCAAAAGAAATCGGGCAAATTGTCGACACAATCTCCGGTATTGCTGGTCAGACAAACCTACTGGCGCTTAACGCCGCAATTGAGGCTGCCAGAGCTGGAGAACAAGGCAAAGGGTTTGCTGTTGTCGCTGAAGAGGTCCGTAAGCTTGCGGAACAATCACAGGACGCAGCAAAGCATATAGCTGCACTAATCAGCGAGATTCAAGGGGATACAGATAAAGCTGTTGTTGCCATGAGCGAAGGTACTCGTGAGGTTAAAGTAGGAACAGAGGTTGTTACTACGGCTGGTCATGCGTTTGGGGAAATTGCGACACTGGTAACGCAAGTATCCGAACAAGTGAAGGAAATTTCCGCTGCTATTCAGCAGATGGCTAGTGGCAGTCAGCAGATTGTAGCATCGGTGAAGGAAATTGACGGTCACAGTAAAGCAGCCGTTGGAAAAACACAAACTGTGTCGGCGGCAACAGAGGAACAATCGGCATCTATGGAGGAAATCGCCTCATCCAGTCAGAGTCTTGCCAAGTTGGCTGAGGATCTCCAGGAAGCTGTTAGCCATTTTCGAGTTTAG